One genomic window of Candoia aspera isolate rCanAsp1 chromosome 12, rCanAsp1.hap2, whole genome shotgun sequence includes the following:
- the OGT gene encoding UDP-N-acetylglucosamine--peptide N-acetylglucosaminyltransferase 110 kDa subunit isoform X2 yields the protein MAASVGNVADSTEPTKRMLSFQGLAELAHREYQAGDFEAAERHCMQLWRQEPDNTGVLLLLSSIHFQCRRLDRSAHFSTLAIKQNPLLAEAYSNLGNVYKERGQLQEAIEHYRHALRLKPDFIDGYINLAAALVAAGDMEGAVQAYVSALQYNPDLYCVRSDLGNLLKALGRLEEAKACYLKAIETQPNFAVAWSNLGCVFNAQGEIWLAIHHFEKAVTLDPNFLDAYINLGNVLKEARIFDRAVAAYLRALSLSPNHAVVHGNLACVYYEQGLIDLAIDTYKRAIELQPHFPDAYCNLANALKEKGSVAEAEECYNTALRLCPAHADSLNNLANIKREQGNIEEAVRLYRKALEVFPEFAAAHSNLASVLQQQGKLQEALMHYKEAIRISPTFADAYSNMGNTLKEMQDVQGALQCYTRAIQINPAFADAHSNLASIHKDSGNIPEAIASYRTALKLKPDFPDAYCNLAHCLQIVCDWTDYDERMKKLVTIVADQLEKNRLPSVHPHHSMLYPLSHSFRKAIAERHGNLCLDKINVLHKPPYEHPKELKASEGRLRVGYVSSDFGNHPTSHLMQSIPGMHNPDKFEVFCYALSPDDGTNFRVKVMAEANHFIDLSQVPCNGKAADRIHQDGIHILINMNGYTKGARNELFALRPAPIQAMWLGYPGTSGALFMDYIITDKETSPIEVAEQYSEKLAYMPNTFFIGDHANMFPHLKKKAVIDFKSNGHIYDNRIVLNGIDLKAFLDSLPDVKIVKMKCPDGGDNADSSAGLNMPVIPMNTIAEAVIDMINRGQIQITINGFNISNGLATTQINNKAATGEEVPRTIIVTTRSQYGLPEDSVVYCNFNQLYKIDPSTLQMWANILKRVPNSVLWLLRFPAVGEPNIQQYAQNMGLPQNRIIFSPVAPKEEHVRRGQLADVCLDTPLCNGHTTGMDVLWAGTPMVTMPGETLASRVAASQLTCLGCPELIAKSRQEYEDVAVKLGTDLEYLKKIRGKVWKQRISSPLFNTKQYTVELERLYLQMWEHCAAGNKPEHIVSSLESGESA from the exons ATGGCGGCGTCTGTGGGGAACGTGGCCGACAGCACAG AACCAACGAAACGTATGCTTTCCTTCCAAGGGTTAGCGGAGTTGGCTCACCGGGAGTATCAAGCAGGAGATTTTGAAGCAGCAGAGAGGCACTGCATGCAGCTTTGGCGCCAAGAGCCCGACAACACGGGTGTGCTCTTACTGCTTTCCTCCATTCACTTCCAGTGTCGCAGGCTGGACAG GTCTGCTCACTTCAGCACTTTGGCAATCAAGCAGAATCCATTACTGGCGGAAGCCTACTCAAATCTGGGAAATGTGTACAAGGAGCGCGGGCAGCTGCAGGAGGCCATCGAACACTACCGGCACGCCCTTCGCCTCAAGCCAGACTTCATTGACGGATACATTAACCTTGCTGCTGCTTTGGTAGCCGCAGGAGATATGGAAGGGGCGGTGCAGGCATACGTTTCTGCCCTGCAGTACAACCCT GACTTGTACTGTGTGCGCAGTGACCTGGGGAATCTGCTCAAAGCCCTGGGTCGCTTGGAAGAAGCCAAG GCCTGTTATTTGAAGGCAATTGAAACTCAACCCAATTTTGCAGTTGCATGGAGTAACCTTGGCTGTGTGTTCAATGCGCAAGGAGAAATCTGGCTTGCCATTCATCACTTTGAAAAG GCTGTGACCCTTGACCCGAACTTCTTGGATGCTTACATCAATCTGGGGAATGTCTTGAAGGAAGCCCGGATATTTGACAG AGCTGTTGCAGCCTACCTGAGAGCCCTGAGCCTGAGTCCGAACCACGCCGTTGTGCACGGCAACCTGGCCTGCGTCTATTATGAACAGGGGCTGATTGACCTGGCCATAGACACTTACAAACGTGCCATTGAACTGCAGCCACACTTCCCTGACGCGTACTGCAACCTGGCCAACGCGCTTAAGGAGAAAGGCAGT GTTGCTGAAGCAGAGGAGTGTTACAACACAGCTCTTCGTTTGTGTCCTGCTCACGCGGATTCCCTCAATAACCTGGCAAACATCAAGCGGGAACAAGGAAACATCGAGGAGGCCGTTCGCCTCTACCGAAAAGCTCTTGAG GTTTTCCCAGAATTTGCAGCTGCCCATTCCAATTTAGCAAGTGTTTTACAGCAGCAGGGAAAGCTGCAGGAAGCACTCATGCATTACAAGGAAGCTATCAG AATCAGCCCCACATTCGCAGATGCCTACTCCAACATGGGGAACACCTTAAAAGAGATGCAGGATGTCCAGGGAGCTTTGCAGTGCTACACACGGGCCATCCAGATAAACCCTGCCTTTGCTGATGCCCATAGCAATCTGGCTTCCATCCATAAG GATTCAGGGAACATACCGGAGGCCATTGCTTCATACCGCACTGCTCTGAAACTGAAGCCTGACTTCCCTGATGCCTACTGTAACTTGGCACACTGCTTGCAG ATTGTTTGCGATTGGACCGACTACGATGAACGAATGAAGAAGCTGGTTACAATAGTTGCTGATCAGCTGGAGAAAAACCGCCTCCCTTCTGTCCACCCTCATCACAGCATGCTTTACCCATTGTCTCATAGCTTCCGAAAGGCTATTGCAGAGAGGCATGGAAACCTGTGTTTGGACAAG ATCAATGTGCTTCACAAGCCCCCATACGAGCACCCTAAGGAGTTGAAGGCCAGCGAAGGACGGCTCCGCGTGGGCTACGTCAGCTCTGACTTTGGGAATCACCCCACTTCCCATCTCATGCAGTCTATCCCAGGCATGCACAACCCTGATAAATTTGAG GTGTTTTGCTATGCGCTGAGCCCCGACGATGGCACAAACTTCCGAGTAAAAGTAATGGCTGAAGCAAATCATTTCATTGATTTATCTCAG GTTCCATGCAATGGAAAAGCTGCCGACCGCATTCACCAGGACGGCATACACATCCTCATTAACATGAATGGCTACACCAAGGGAGCCCGTAACGAGCTGTTTGCCCTCCGGCCAGCACCGATCCAG GCTATGTGGCTGGGCTATCCTGGGACTAGTGGGGCTTTATTCATGGATTATATCATCACGGACAAAGAAACTTCACCCATAGAAGTAGCTGAACAGTACTCCGAAAAGCTGGCTTACATGCCAAATACATTCTTCATTGGAGATCATGCTAACATGTTCCCACACCTGAAG aaaaaagcAGTAATTGACTTCAAATCGAATGGGCATATTTACGATAACAGAATTGTTCTTAATGGAATTGATCTGAAGGCCTTCCTTGACAGCCTACCTGATGTAAAAATAGTGAAG ATGAAATGTCCTGATGGAGGAGACAACGCAGACAGCAGTGCTGGTCTCAACATGCCTGTCATCCCCATGAATACAATTGCAGAAGCTGTGATTGATATGATAAATCGTGGACAAATCCAGATAACGATAAATGGATTCAACATTAGCAATGGATTAGCAACTACCCAG ATTAACAATAAAGCTGCAACTGGTGAGGAGGTTCCACGCACCATCATTGTCACCACTCGATCCCAATATGGACTGCCTGAAGATTCAGTTGTGTATTGTAATTTCAATCAGCTTTATAAAATTGACCCTTCCACTCTACAAATGTGGGCCAAT ATCCTGAAGCGTGTTCCAAACAGCGTCTTGTGGCTGTTGCGGTTCCCGGCCGTGGGGGAGCCGAATATTCAGCAGTATGCTCAAAACATGGGCCTTCCCCAGAACCGCATCATCTTCTCTCCAGTTGCTCCCAAAGAAGAGCACGTGAGGAGGGGCCAACTTGCCGACGTCTGCCTGGACACCCCCCTTTGCAATGGCCACACTACAGGGATGGACGTGCTCTGGGCCGGGACTCCGATGGTCACAATGCCAG GAGAGACGCTCGCATCCCGCGTTGCTGCCTCCCAGCTGACTTGTCTTGGCTGTCCTGAACTCATTGCAAAGAGTCGGCAGGAATACGAAGACGTTGCAGTGAAGCTGGGAACTGATCTAGAATA CCTGAAGAAAATCCGTGGCAAGGTCTGGAAGCAGAGAATATCCAGCCCCCTGTTCAACACCAAGCAGTACACAGTGGAGTTGGAGCGGCTCTATCTTCAGATGTGGGAGCACTGCGCAGCTGGCAACAAGCCGGAGCACATCGTCAGTTCCCTTGAGAGTGGCGAATCTGCCTGA
- the LOC134504332 gene encoding centrin-2-like, which produces MDKEGAGKIGFDAFYSVMAQKMSETDSKEDILKAFKLFVDKDSGRITFKNLKQIAGEIGEKLTDEELQEMINEADLDGDGEVNEQEFLKVMKRRDH; this is translated from the exons ATGGACAAGGAGGGCGCGGGGAAGATCGGCTTCGACGCCTTCTACTCCGTCATGGCCCAGAAGATG TCAGAAACCGATTCCAAAGAGGACATCCTGAAGGCCTTCAAGCTCTTCGTGGACAAGGACAGCGGCAGGATCACCTTCAAGAACCTCAAGCAGATCGCCGGCGAGATCGGAGAGAAGCTCACCGACGAAGAGCTGCAG GAAATGATCAATGAAGCTGACCTGGATGGAGATGGGGAGGTGAATGAGCAGGAGTTTCTGAAAGTCATGAAGAGGCGCGATCACTAG
- the OGT gene encoding UDP-N-acetylglucosamine--peptide N-acetylglucosaminyltransferase 110 kDa subunit isoform X1, producing MAASVGNVADSTEPTKRMLSFQGLAELAHREYQAGDFEAAERHCMQLWRQEPDNTGVLLLLSSIHFQCRRLDRSAHFSTLAIKQNPLLAEAYSNLGNVYKERGQLQEAIEHYRHALRLKPDFIDGYINLAAALVAAGDMEGAVQAYVSALQYNPDLYCVRSDLGNLLKALGRLEEAKACYLKAIETQPNFAVAWSNLGCVFNAQGEIWLAIHHFEKAVTLDPNFLDAYINLGNVLKEARIFDRAVAAYLRALSLSPNHAVVHGNLACVYYEQGLIDLAIDTYKRAIELQPHFPDAYCNLANALKEKGSVAEAEECYNTALRLCPAHADSLNNLANIKREQGNIEEAVRLYRKALEVFPEFAAAHSNLASVLQQQGKLQEALMHYKEAIRISPTFADAYSNMGNTLKEMQDVQGALQCYTRAIQINPAFADAHSNLASIHKDSGNIPEAIASYRTALKLKPDFPDAYCNLAHCLQIVCDWTDYDERMKKLVTIVADQLEKNRLPSVHPHHSMLYPLSHSFRKAIAERHGNLCLDKINVLHKPPYEHPKELKASEGRLRVGYVSSDFGNHPTSHLMQSIPGMHNPDKFEVFCYALSPDDGTNFRVKVMAEANHFIDLSQVPCNGKAADRIHQDGIHILINMNGYTKGARNELFALRPAPIQAMWLGYPGTSGALFMDYIITDKETSPIEVAEQYSEKLAYMPNTFFIGDHANMFPHLKKKAVIDFKSNGHIYDNRIVLNGIDLKAFLDSLPDVKIVKMKCPDGGDNADSSAGLNMPVIPMNTIAEAVIDMINRGQIQITINGFNISNGLATTQINNKAATGEEVPRTIIVTTRSQYGLPEDSVVYCNFNQLYKIDPSTLQMWANILKRVPNSVLWLLRFPAVGEPNIQQYAQNMGLPQNRIIFSPVAPKEEHVRRGQLADVCLDTPLCNGHTTGMDVLWAGTPMVTMPGKGRRNVAVESGGGGLCFLSPSRKQPVLEVQAYVLPAGETLASRVAASQLTCLGCPELIAKSRQEYEDVAVKLGTDLEYLKKIRGKVWKQRISSPLFNTKQYTVELERLYLQMWEHCAAGNKPEHIVSSLESGESA from the exons ATGGCGGCGTCTGTGGGGAACGTGGCCGACAGCACAG AACCAACGAAACGTATGCTTTCCTTCCAAGGGTTAGCGGAGTTGGCTCACCGGGAGTATCAAGCAGGAGATTTTGAAGCAGCAGAGAGGCACTGCATGCAGCTTTGGCGCCAAGAGCCCGACAACACGGGTGTGCTCTTACTGCTTTCCTCCATTCACTTCCAGTGTCGCAGGCTGGACAG GTCTGCTCACTTCAGCACTTTGGCAATCAAGCAGAATCCATTACTGGCGGAAGCCTACTCAAATCTGGGAAATGTGTACAAGGAGCGCGGGCAGCTGCAGGAGGCCATCGAACACTACCGGCACGCCCTTCGCCTCAAGCCAGACTTCATTGACGGATACATTAACCTTGCTGCTGCTTTGGTAGCCGCAGGAGATATGGAAGGGGCGGTGCAGGCATACGTTTCTGCCCTGCAGTACAACCCT GACTTGTACTGTGTGCGCAGTGACCTGGGGAATCTGCTCAAAGCCCTGGGTCGCTTGGAAGAAGCCAAG GCCTGTTATTTGAAGGCAATTGAAACTCAACCCAATTTTGCAGTTGCATGGAGTAACCTTGGCTGTGTGTTCAATGCGCAAGGAGAAATCTGGCTTGCCATTCATCACTTTGAAAAG GCTGTGACCCTTGACCCGAACTTCTTGGATGCTTACATCAATCTGGGGAATGTCTTGAAGGAAGCCCGGATATTTGACAG AGCTGTTGCAGCCTACCTGAGAGCCCTGAGCCTGAGTCCGAACCACGCCGTTGTGCACGGCAACCTGGCCTGCGTCTATTATGAACAGGGGCTGATTGACCTGGCCATAGACACTTACAAACGTGCCATTGAACTGCAGCCACACTTCCCTGACGCGTACTGCAACCTGGCCAACGCGCTTAAGGAGAAAGGCAGT GTTGCTGAAGCAGAGGAGTGTTACAACACAGCTCTTCGTTTGTGTCCTGCTCACGCGGATTCCCTCAATAACCTGGCAAACATCAAGCGGGAACAAGGAAACATCGAGGAGGCCGTTCGCCTCTACCGAAAAGCTCTTGAG GTTTTCCCAGAATTTGCAGCTGCCCATTCCAATTTAGCAAGTGTTTTACAGCAGCAGGGAAAGCTGCAGGAAGCACTCATGCATTACAAGGAAGCTATCAG AATCAGCCCCACATTCGCAGATGCCTACTCCAACATGGGGAACACCTTAAAAGAGATGCAGGATGTCCAGGGAGCTTTGCAGTGCTACACACGGGCCATCCAGATAAACCCTGCCTTTGCTGATGCCCATAGCAATCTGGCTTCCATCCATAAG GATTCAGGGAACATACCGGAGGCCATTGCTTCATACCGCACTGCTCTGAAACTGAAGCCTGACTTCCCTGATGCCTACTGTAACTTGGCACACTGCTTGCAG ATTGTTTGCGATTGGACCGACTACGATGAACGAATGAAGAAGCTGGTTACAATAGTTGCTGATCAGCTGGAGAAAAACCGCCTCCCTTCTGTCCACCCTCATCACAGCATGCTTTACCCATTGTCTCATAGCTTCCGAAAGGCTATTGCAGAGAGGCATGGAAACCTGTGTTTGGACAAG ATCAATGTGCTTCACAAGCCCCCATACGAGCACCCTAAGGAGTTGAAGGCCAGCGAAGGACGGCTCCGCGTGGGCTACGTCAGCTCTGACTTTGGGAATCACCCCACTTCCCATCTCATGCAGTCTATCCCAGGCATGCACAACCCTGATAAATTTGAG GTGTTTTGCTATGCGCTGAGCCCCGACGATGGCACAAACTTCCGAGTAAAAGTAATGGCTGAAGCAAATCATTTCATTGATTTATCTCAG GTTCCATGCAATGGAAAAGCTGCCGACCGCATTCACCAGGACGGCATACACATCCTCATTAACATGAATGGCTACACCAAGGGAGCCCGTAACGAGCTGTTTGCCCTCCGGCCAGCACCGATCCAG GCTATGTGGCTGGGCTATCCTGGGACTAGTGGGGCTTTATTCATGGATTATATCATCACGGACAAAGAAACTTCACCCATAGAAGTAGCTGAACAGTACTCCGAAAAGCTGGCTTACATGCCAAATACATTCTTCATTGGAGATCATGCTAACATGTTCCCACACCTGAAG aaaaaagcAGTAATTGACTTCAAATCGAATGGGCATATTTACGATAACAGAATTGTTCTTAATGGAATTGATCTGAAGGCCTTCCTTGACAGCCTACCTGATGTAAAAATAGTGAAG ATGAAATGTCCTGATGGAGGAGACAACGCAGACAGCAGTGCTGGTCTCAACATGCCTGTCATCCCCATGAATACAATTGCAGAAGCTGTGATTGATATGATAAATCGTGGACAAATCCAGATAACGATAAATGGATTCAACATTAGCAATGGATTAGCAACTACCCAG ATTAACAATAAAGCTGCAACTGGTGAGGAGGTTCCACGCACCATCATTGTCACCACTCGATCCCAATATGGACTGCCTGAAGATTCAGTTGTGTATTGTAATTTCAATCAGCTTTATAAAATTGACCCTTCCACTCTACAAATGTGGGCCAAT ATCCTGAAGCGTGTTCCAAACAGCGTCTTGTGGCTGTTGCGGTTCCCGGCCGTGGGGGAGCCGAATATTCAGCAGTATGCTCAAAACATGGGCCTTCCCCAGAACCGCATCATCTTCTCTCCAGTTGCTCCCAAAGAAGAGCACGTGAGGAGGGGCCAACTTGCCGACGTCTGCCTGGACACCCCCCTTTGCAATGGCCACACTACAGGGATGGACGTGCTCTGGGCCGGGACTCCGATGGTCACAATGCCAGGTAAGGGCAGACGGAACGTAGCAGTAGagtcggggggtggggggctctgCTTCCTTAGTCCGTCAAGAAAGCAGCCTGTGCTTGAGGTGCAAGCTTATGTTCTGCCTGCAGGAGAGACGCTCGCATCCCGCGTTGCTGCCTCCCAGCTGACTTGTCTTGGCTGTCCTGAACTCATTGCAAAGAGTCGGCAGGAATACGAAGACGTTGCAGTGAAGCTGGGAACTGATCTAGAATA CCTGAAGAAAATCCGTGGCAAGGTCTGGAAGCAGAGAATATCCAGCCCCCTGTTCAACACCAAGCAGTACACAGTGGAGTTGGAGCGGCTCTATCTTCAGATGTGGGAGCACTGCGCAGCTGGCAACAAGCCGGAGCACATCGTCAGTTCCCTTGAGAGTGGCGAATCTGCCTGA
- the OGT gene encoding UDP-N-acetylglucosamine--peptide N-acetylglucosaminyltransferase 110 kDa subunit isoform X3 has protein sequence MAASVGNVADSTGLAELAHREYQAGDFEAAERHCMQLWRQEPDNTGVLLLLSSIHFQCRRLDRSAHFSTLAIKQNPLLAEAYSNLGNVYKERGQLQEAIEHYRHALRLKPDFIDGYINLAAALVAAGDMEGAVQAYVSALQYNPDLYCVRSDLGNLLKALGRLEEAKACYLKAIETQPNFAVAWSNLGCVFNAQGEIWLAIHHFEKAVTLDPNFLDAYINLGNVLKEARIFDRAVAAYLRALSLSPNHAVVHGNLACVYYEQGLIDLAIDTYKRAIELQPHFPDAYCNLANALKEKGSVAEAEECYNTALRLCPAHADSLNNLANIKREQGNIEEAVRLYRKALEVFPEFAAAHSNLASVLQQQGKLQEALMHYKEAIRISPTFADAYSNMGNTLKEMQDVQGALQCYTRAIQINPAFADAHSNLASIHKDSGNIPEAIASYRTALKLKPDFPDAYCNLAHCLQIVCDWTDYDERMKKLVTIVADQLEKNRLPSVHPHHSMLYPLSHSFRKAIAERHGNLCLDKINVLHKPPYEHPKELKASEGRLRVGYVSSDFGNHPTSHLMQSIPGMHNPDKFEVFCYALSPDDGTNFRVKVMAEANHFIDLSQVPCNGKAADRIHQDGIHILINMNGYTKGARNELFALRPAPIQAMWLGYPGTSGALFMDYIITDKETSPIEVAEQYSEKLAYMPNTFFIGDHANMFPHLKKKAVIDFKSNGHIYDNRIVLNGIDLKAFLDSLPDVKIVKMKCPDGGDNADSSAGLNMPVIPMNTIAEAVIDMINRGQIQITINGFNISNGLATTQINNKAATGEEVPRTIIVTTRSQYGLPEDSVVYCNFNQLYKIDPSTLQMWANILKRVPNSVLWLLRFPAVGEPNIQQYAQNMGLPQNRIIFSPVAPKEEHVRRGQLADVCLDTPLCNGHTTGMDVLWAGTPMVTMPGETLASRVAASQLTCLGCPELIAKSRQEYEDVAVKLGTDLEYLKKIRGKVWKQRISSPLFNTKQYTVELERLYLQMWEHCAAGNKPEHIVSSLESGESA, from the exons ATGGCGGCGTCTGTGGGGAACGTGGCCGACAGCACAG GGTTAGCGGAGTTGGCTCACCGGGAGTATCAAGCAGGAGATTTTGAAGCAGCAGAGAGGCACTGCATGCAGCTTTGGCGCCAAGAGCCCGACAACACGGGTGTGCTCTTACTGCTTTCCTCCATTCACTTCCAGTGTCGCAGGCTGGACAG GTCTGCTCACTTCAGCACTTTGGCAATCAAGCAGAATCCATTACTGGCGGAAGCCTACTCAAATCTGGGAAATGTGTACAAGGAGCGCGGGCAGCTGCAGGAGGCCATCGAACACTACCGGCACGCCCTTCGCCTCAAGCCAGACTTCATTGACGGATACATTAACCTTGCTGCTGCTTTGGTAGCCGCAGGAGATATGGAAGGGGCGGTGCAGGCATACGTTTCTGCCCTGCAGTACAACCCT GACTTGTACTGTGTGCGCAGTGACCTGGGGAATCTGCTCAAAGCCCTGGGTCGCTTGGAAGAAGCCAAG GCCTGTTATTTGAAGGCAATTGAAACTCAACCCAATTTTGCAGTTGCATGGAGTAACCTTGGCTGTGTGTTCAATGCGCAAGGAGAAATCTGGCTTGCCATTCATCACTTTGAAAAG GCTGTGACCCTTGACCCGAACTTCTTGGATGCTTACATCAATCTGGGGAATGTCTTGAAGGAAGCCCGGATATTTGACAG AGCTGTTGCAGCCTACCTGAGAGCCCTGAGCCTGAGTCCGAACCACGCCGTTGTGCACGGCAACCTGGCCTGCGTCTATTATGAACAGGGGCTGATTGACCTGGCCATAGACACTTACAAACGTGCCATTGAACTGCAGCCACACTTCCCTGACGCGTACTGCAACCTGGCCAACGCGCTTAAGGAGAAAGGCAGT GTTGCTGAAGCAGAGGAGTGTTACAACACAGCTCTTCGTTTGTGTCCTGCTCACGCGGATTCCCTCAATAACCTGGCAAACATCAAGCGGGAACAAGGAAACATCGAGGAGGCCGTTCGCCTCTACCGAAAAGCTCTTGAG GTTTTCCCAGAATTTGCAGCTGCCCATTCCAATTTAGCAAGTGTTTTACAGCAGCAGGGAAAGCTGCAGGAAGCACTCATGCATTACAAGGAAGCTATCAG AATCAGCCCCACATTCGCAGATGCCTACTCCAACATGGGGAACACCTTAAAAGAGATGCAGGATGTCCAGGGAGCTTTGCAGTGCTACACACGGGCCATCCAGATAAACCCTGCCTTTGCTGATGCCCATAGCAATCTGGCTTCCATCCATAAG GATTCAGGGAACATACCGGAGGCCATTGCTTCATACCGCACTGCTCTGAAACTGAAGCCTGACTTCCCTGATGCCTACTGTAACTTGGCACACTGCTTGCAG ATTGTTTGCGATTGGACCGACTACGATGAACGAATGAAGAAGCTGGTTACAATAGTTGCTGATCAGCTGGAGAAAAACCGCCTCCCTTCTGTCCACCCTCATCACAGCATGCTTTACCCATTGTCTCATAGCTTCCGAAAGGCTATTGCAGAGAGGCATGGAAACCTGTGTTTGGACAAG ATCAATGTGCTTCACAAGCCCCCATACGAGCACCCTAAGGAGTTGAAGGCCAGCGAAGGACGGCTCCGCGTGGGCTACGTCAGCTCTGACTTTGGGAATCACCCCACTTCCCATCTCATGCAGTCTATCCCAGGCATGCACAACCCTGATAAATTTGAG GTGTTTTGCTATGCGCTGAGCCCCGACGATGGCACAAACTTCCGAGTAAAAGTAATGGCTGAAGCAAATCATTTCATTGATTTATCTCAG GTTCCATGCAATGGAAAAGCTGCCGACCGCATTCACCAGGACGGCATACACATCCTCATTAACATGAATGGCTACACCAAGGGAGCCCGTAACGAGCTGTTTGCCCTCCGGCCAGCACCGATCCAG GCTATGTGGCTGGGCTATCCTGGGACTAGTGGGGCTTTATTCATGGATTATATCATCACGGACAAAGAAACTTCACCCATAGAAGTAGCTGAACAGTACTCCGAAAAGCTGGCTTACATGCCAAATACATTCTTCATTGGAGATCATGCTAACATGTTCCCACACCTGAAG aaaaaagcAGTAATTGACTTCAAATCGAATGGGCATATTTACGATAACAGAATTGTTCTTAATGGAATTGATCTGAAGGCCTTCCTTGACAGCCTACCTGATGTAAAAATAGTGAAG ATGAAATGTCCTGATGGAGGAGACAACGCAGACAGCAGTGCTGGTCTCAACATGCCTGTCATCCCCATGAATACAATTGCAGAAGCTGTGATTGATATGATAAATCGTGGACAAATCCAGATAACGATAAATGGATTCAACATTAGCAATGGATTAGCAACTACCCAG ATTAACAATAAAGCTGCAACTGGTGAGGAGGTTCCACGCACCATCATTGTCACCACTCGATCCCAATATGGACTGCCTGAAGATTCAGTTGTGTATTGTAATTTCAATCAGCTTTATAAAATTGACCCTTCCACTCTACAAATGTGGGCCAAT ATCCTGAAGCGTGTTCCAAACAGCGTCTTGTGGCTGTTGCGGTTCCCGGCCGTGGGGGAGCCGAATATTCAGCAGTATGCTCAAAACATGGGCCTTCCCCAGAACCGCATCATCTTCTCTCCAGTTGCTCCCAAAGAAGAGCACGTGAGGAGGGGCCAACTTGCCGACGTCTGCCTGGACACCCCCCTTTGCAATGGCCACACTACAGGGATGGACGTGCTCTGGGCCGGGACTCCGATGGTCACAATGCCAG GAGAGACGCTCGCATCCCGCGTTGCTGCCTCCCAGCTGACTTGTCTTGGCTGTCCTGAACTCATTGCAAAGAGTCGGCAGGAATACGAAGACGTTGCAGTGAAGCTGGGAACTGATCTAGAATA CCTGAAGAAAATCCGTGGCAAGGTCTGGAAGCAGAGAATATCCAGCCCCCTGTTCAACACCAAGCAGTACACAGTGGAGTTGGAGCGGCTCTATCTTCAGATGTGGGAGCACTGCGCAGCTGGCAACAAGCCGGAGCACATCGTCAGTTCCCTTGAGAGTGGCGAATCTGCCTGA
- the LOC134504361 gene encoding BTB/POZ domain-containing protein KCTD12-like translates to MALADNASSARLRDGSAFPEIVELNVGGQVYLTRHSTLVSIPGSFLWELFTQQSYQSLARDSKGRFFVDRDGFLFRYILDYTRDRQLVLPEHFPERNRLQREAEFFKLPELVKSLAPKVSKQNSLGEEPCPSDPEDLSPSTDAVHTPGATSAALAGLPGSSVTSAAGGGLGQEARRSGFITIGYRGSYTLGRDSQADAKFRRVARIMVCGKTSLAKEVFGETLNESRDPDRPPERYTSRYYLKFTFLEQAFDRLADSGFHMVACNSTGTCAFAHEQTDDKIWTSYTEYVFYRE, encoded by the coding sequence ATGGCCTTGGCAGACAATGCTAGCAGTGCCAGGCTCAGGGATGGCTCGGCATTCCCTGAGATCGTCGAGCTGAATGTGGGTGGGCAGGTCTACCTCACCCGCCACAGCACCCTGGTCAGTATCCCCGGCTCCTTCCTCTGGGAACTGTTCACCCAGCAGAGCTACCAGTCCTTGGCCCGGGACAGCAAAGGCAGGTTCTTTGTGGACCGGGACGGCTTCCTCTTCCGCTACATCCTGGACTACACGCGGGACCGGCAGCTGGTGCTGCCAGAGCACTTTCCTGAGCGCAACCGCCTGCAGCGGGAGGCTGAGTTCTTTAAGCTGCCCGAGCTGGTCAAGAGCCTGGCCCCGAAGGTCAGCAAGCAGAACTCCCTGGGCGAGGAGCCCTGCCCCAGCGACCCTGAGGACCTCTCTCCCAGCACAGACGCTGTCCACACCCCAGGAGCCACCAGCGCGGCCTTGGCCGGGCTCCCCGGCAGCTCTGTCACCTCCGCGGCTGGGGGTGGCCTGGGGCAGGAAGCCCGTCGGTCGGGCTTCATCACCATCGGCTACCGGGGCTCCTACACCCTTGGGCGCGACAGCCAAGCAGACGCCAAGTTCCGCCGGGTGGCGAGGATCATGGTGTGTGGGAAGACCTCCCTGGCCAAGGAAGTCTTTGGGGAGACCCTCAATGAGAGCAGGGACCCGGACCGCCCCCCCGAGCGCTACACCTCCAGGTACTACCTCAAATTCACCTTCCTGGAGCAGGCCTTTGACAGACTGGCTGACTCTGGCTTCCACATGGTGGCATGCAACTCCACTGGGACCTGCGCCTTCGCTCACGAACAGACAGACGACAAGATCTGGACCTCGTACACCGAGTATGTTTTCTACCGTGAGTGA